The Agromyces hippuratus genome has a window encoding:
- a CDS encoding DMT family transporter, giving the protein MEPDLSDLTEQIALDPTQFIGIPLALVGAVFLSLGAQFQHRGVVKVESRTVDSFGKGLNFKQLALLLARPSWVLGTVMLGLAIVFQLSSLYFAPLIVVQPLGAIALVITSILNSRINHVKLNRKSITAIVMCVGGVFLFVGVAAFTAVDKPVTERQLITILIILAVVLAAAGVTFALFRQHIRAIYYVIMAGVLYGFVATLAKVVIGRVEQGEFEWLTALCLIGLLGAAALGAYFVQNAYASGPPDLVIAGLTVVDPMVAVAIGIAVLGEASQAPLWAIGVFIVAGVIAVWGVFQLARNHPQTRL; this is encoded by the coding sequence GTGGAACCGGACCTGAGCGACCTCACCGAGCAGATCGCACTCGACCCCACCCAGTTCATCGGGATCCCGCTCGCCCTCGTCGGCGCGGTGTTCCTCTCCCTCGGTGCGCAGTTCCAGCACCGCGGAGTGGTCAAGGTCGAGTCGCGCACCGTCGACAGCTTCGGCAAGGGGCTGAACTTCAAGCAGCTCGCGCTGCTGCTCGCCCGGCCCTCATGGGTGCTCGGCACGGTCATGCTCGGGCTGGCGATCGTCTTCCAGCTGTCGAGCCTCTACTTCGCCCCGCTCATCGTGGTGCAGCCGCTCGGCGCCATCGCCCTCGTCATCACCTCGATCCTCAACTCGCGCATCAATCACGTGAAGCTGAATCGCAAGTCGATCACGGCGATCGTGATGTGCGTGGGCGGCGTGTTCCTCTTCGTCGGCGTCGCCGCGTTCACGGCCGTCGACAAGCCGGTCACCGAGCGGCAACTGATCACGATCCTGATCATCCTCGCCGTCGTGCTCGCCGCTGCCGGCGTCACGTTCGCGCTGTTCCGCCAGCACATCCGCGCGATCTACTACGTCATCATGGCGGGCGTGCTCTACGGCTTCGTCGCCACGCTCGCCAAGGTCGTCATCGGCCGCGTGGAACAGGGCGAGTTCGAGTGGCTCACCGCCCTCTGCCTGATCGGACTGCTCGGCGCCGCCGCCCTCGGCGCGTACTTCGTGCAGAACGCCTACGCCTCTGGTCCGCCCGACCTGGTCATCGCCGGACTCACGGTCGTCGACCCGATGGTCGCCGTCGCGATCGGCATCGCGGTGCTCGGCGAGGCGTCGCAGGCGCCGCTCTGGGCGATCGGCGTGTTCATCGTGGCCGGGGTCATCGCGGTCTGGGGCGTCTTCCAGCTCGCACGCAATCACCCCCAGACGCGCCTGTGA
- a CDS encoding AzlC family ABC transporter permease, translated as MDERTAADASAAGDGDGAAVERSTAIRDSLAVGLATAIYGISFGALAVAAGLDIWQTCFLSLVMFTGGSQFALVGVLASGGVAAGGSAIATAAMLGIRNVVYGMRMKPIVDEIDPSTGRGSIWRRVAAAWVTIDESTAVALAQPSDRAARVGFWVTGITIFVGWNLTTLVGALIGDAIGDTRAWGLDAAAAAAFLGLLWPRLKRFQAGAVAVAAAVVATLTTPVLMPGLPVLVAAVVAIVVGWFNLFDRRRAS; from the coding sequence GTGGACGAGCGCACCGCTGCCGACGCGTCTGCCGCCGGCGACGGCGACGGCGCTGCGGTCGAGCGTTCGACGGCGATCCGCGACAGCCTCGCCGTCGGGCTCGCGACCGCGATCTACGGCATCTCCTTCGGTGCCCTCGCGGTGGCCGCGGGCCTCGACATCTGGCAGACGTGCTTCCTCAGCCTCGTGATGTTCACGGGCGGGTCGCAGTTCGCCCTCGTGGGCGTGCTCGCGAGCGGGGGAGTCGCCGCGGGCGGCTCGGCGATCGCCACCGCTGCGATGCTCGGCATCCGCAACGTCGTCTACGGCATGCGCATGAAGCCGATCGTCGACGAGATCGACCCGTCCACCGGGCGCGGCAGCATCTGGCGCCGCGTCGCGGCAGCGTGGGTCACGATCGACGAGTCGACGGCTGTCGCACTCGCGCAACCGAGCGATCGCGCCGCACGCGTCGGCTTCTGGGTGACCGGCATCACGATCTTCGTCGGCTGGAACCTCACGACGCTCGTCGGCGCACTCATCGGCGACGCGATCGGCGACACCCGGGCATGGGGACTGGATGCCGCGGCCGCCGCGGCCTTCCTCGGACTGCTGTGGCCGCGCCTCAAGCGATTCCAGGCAGGGGCCGTGGCAGTGGCGGCGGCGGTCGTCGCCACCCTCACCACGCCGGTGCTCATGCCCGGACTTCCCGTGCTGGTGGCAGCGGTCGTCGCGATCGTCGTCGGCTGGTTCAACCTCTTCGATCGGCGGCGGGCGTCGTGA
- the def gene encoding peptide deformylase, with the protein MAVLPIRITGDPVLHSPALPIEEIDDEIRTLVDDMFETMDAAPGVGLAGPQVGVGLRLFTYGWVDEDGTRWRGVAINPELWISPPPAGEPDIDEEEGCLSFPGERFGLRRAERAILRATDIDGKRFEIEAEGWLARIFQHEYDHLDGTLYTDRLGERDQRIVAKITRKLGWGKPGQQWMPGVDDLEA; encoded by the coding sequence ATGGCCGTGCTCCCCATTCGAATCACCGGTGACCCGGTGCTGCATTCCCCCGCTCTCCCGATCGAGGAGATCGACGACGAGATCCGCACCCTCGTCGACGACATGTTCGAGACGATGGACGCGGCGCCTGGTGTCGGCCTCGCAGGCCCGCAGGTCGGCGTGGGGCTGCGCCTCTTCACGTACGGCTGGGTCGACGAAGACGGCACGCGCTGGCGCGGCGTCGCGATCAACCCCGAACTCTGGATCTCGCCGCCGCCGGCCGGCGAGCCCGACATCGACGAGGAGGAGGGCTGCCTCTCCTTCCCGGGTGAGCGATTCGGGCTGCGCCGCGCCGAGCGCGCGATCCTCCGCGCGACCGACATCGACGGCAAGCGGTTCGAGATCGAGGCCGAGGGATGGCTCGCGCGCATCTTCCAGCACGAGTACGACCACCTCGACGGCACGCTCTACACCGACCGCCTCGGTGAGCGCGACCAGCGCATCGTCGCGAAGATCACCCGCAAGCTCGGCTGGGGCAAGCCCGGCCAGCAGTGGATGCCCGGCGTCGACGACCTCGAGGCCTGA
- a CDS encoding AzlD domain-containing protein: MTTWHIILIASAATLALKLVGHLVPAGFLERERPARIADLLTVALLAALIAVQTLGVGQEIVVDARVPALIVAAALYALRVPFIVVVAVAALVAAGIRALG; this comes from the coding sequence GTGACCACCTGGCACATCATCCTCATCGCGAGTGCGGCCACGCTCGCGCTCAAACTCGTCGGGCACCTCGTGCCGGCCGGTTTCCTCGAGCGCGAGCGCCCGGCCCGCATCGCCGACCTCCTGACCGTCGCACTGCTCGCCGCGCTCATCGCGGTGCAGACCCTCGGTGTCGGCCAGGAGATCGTGGTCGACGCGCGGGTCCCAGCGCTGATCGTCGCCGCGGCGCTCTACGCGCTGAGGGTGCCGTTCATCGTGGTCGTGGCGGTCGCCGCACTCGTGGCGGCCGGCATCCGCGCACTCGGATGA
- a CDS encoding flavohemoglobin expression-modulating QEGLA motif protein produces MNLLVNVTPLNAAEAWADFERSDFGTAPTLRLRPLDFDPDLLQRDLYDLEVEDVDDPALHTLFRAKRDEIARQITALEDRDTSRFLYGSLQLYGTVAPPLATAAEELLETIPPQAPSTQTITAGAFADAARVEFERYRAVYPDFPVSVEVRDDVSELMVSFGRLLIPESAAFRADRVEPLLHHEVGTHVVTYQNGARQPLTMLTIGLPGYDETQEGLAVLAEYLTGGLDPRRLRVLAARVVAVGKMLDGAGFLDIFESLRADHRIPARTAWSIAIRVVVGGGSVKDAIYLRGITRILDALAEGSRLDVLLVGKLALDHIPLVQDLLDREVLHAPWVRPRWLDVPGAHERLERLRAGATVTDLYEGDVAA; encoded by the coding sequence GTGAACCTGCTCGTCAACGTCACCCCACTCAACGCGGCGGAGGCGTGGGCGGACTTCGAACGCAGCGACTTCGGCACGGCCCCCACGTTGCGGCTGCGGCCGTTGGACTTCGACCCGGACCTGCTGCAGCGCGACCTGTACGACCTCGAGGTCGAGGACGTGGACGACCCGGCGCTGCACACGCTCTTCCGGGCGAAGAGGGATGAGATCGCCCGGCAGATCACCGCGTTGGAGGACCGCGACACGTCACGGTTCCTCTACGGGTCACTCCAGCTCTACGGCACGGTGGCTCCTCCGCTGGCCACGGCGGCGGAGGAGTTGCTCGAGACCATCCCCCCGCAGGCGCCCAGTACCCAGACCATCACGGCCGGGGCGTTCGCCGATGCGGCTCGGGTGGAGTTCGAGCGCTACCGTGCCGTGTATCCGGACTTCCCGGTCAGCGTCGAGGTGCGGGATGACGTCTCCGAGCTGATGGTGTCGTTCGGCCGCCTGCTCATTCCGGAGTCCGCCGCCTTCCGGGCCGACCGGGTCGAGCCGCTGCTGCACCACGAGGTCGGCACCCACGTGGTCACCTATCAGAACGGTGCCCGGCAGCCACTGACGATGCTGACCATCGGCCTGCCCGGCTACGACGAGACCCAGGAGGGGCTCGCCGTGCTCGCCGAGTACCTGACCGGCGGGTTGGATCCGCGGCGGCTGCGCGTGCTCGCGGCGCGAGTGGTCGCGGTCGGCAAGATGCTCGACGGCGCCGGCTTCCTGGACATCTTCGAGTCGCTGCGCGCCGACCATCGCATACCGGCGCGGACCGCCTGGTCCATCGCCATCCGGGTCGTCGTCGGGGGCGGATCGGTGAAGGATGCGATCTACCTGCGGGGGATCACGCGCATCCTCGACGCCCTCGCCGAGGGCAGCCGCCTCGACGTTCTGCTCGTCGGCAAGCTCGCGTTGGACCACATCCCCCTGGTGCAGGACCTGCTCGACCGCGAGGTGCTTCACGCACCATGGGTTCGGCCACGCTGGCTGGACGTGCCGGGCGCGCACGAGCGCCTGGAGAGGCTGCGCGCGGGCGCGACGGTCACCGACCTCTACGAGGGAGACGTGGCGGCATGA
- the dinB gene encoding DNA polymerase IV, with protein sequence MRGEATVLHADLDAFYASVEQRDAPELRGRPVIVGGGVVLAASYEAKARGVRTAMGGRQARDLCPDAVVVRPRMDAYSAASRAVFAIFRDTTPVVEGLSIDEAFLEVGGLRRIAGTPEQVAVRLRERVRGEVGLAISVGIARTKFLAKVASAVSKPDGLLVVEPEREQAFLLPLPVERLWGVGAVTAEKLHRLGIVTVGQLAELEAATAERLLGKATGAHLHALARLRDPRPVDTTRRRGSIGSQRALGNRPRSADELDLILTQIVDRLARRLRGGDRSCRTVVLRLRYGDFAKATRSRTIHSATDRTAVLLSVARELLAGSQPEIAERGITLIGVSLSQLARADSLQPELPIDWDDGMKLDTVLDAVRDRFGAASVARAAQLGRDPGWSPPMLPEYE encoded by the coding sequence ATGCGGGGCGAGGCGACCGTGCTGCACGCGGATCTCGATGCGTTCTACGCCTCCGTCGAGCAGCGCGACGCGCCCGAGCTTCGCGGGCGACCCGTCATCGTCGGCGGCGGTGTCGTGCTGGCGGCGAGTTACGAGGCGAAGGCCCGCGGGGTGCGCACCGCGATGGGTGGCCGACAGGCACGCGACCTGTGCCCCGATGCCGTTGTCGTCCGCCCGCGGATGGACGCATACTCGGCAGCCAGTCGAGCCGTGTTCGCGATCTTCCGCGACACGACACCGGTTGTGGAAGGGCTCTCCATCGACGAGGCGTTCCTGGAGGTCGGCGGTCTGCGGCGCATCGCGGGCACGCCCGAGCAGGTCGCGGTGCGATTGCGCGAGCGGGTTCGCGGAGAGGTCGGGCTGGCCATCTCGGTCGGGATCGCACGGACGAAGTTCCTCGCGAAGGTCGCGAGCGCGGTCAGCAAGCCCGACGGGCTGCTGGTCGTCGAGCCCGAACGGGAGCAGGCGTTCCTGCTGCCGCTGCCGGTGGAACGGTTGTGGGGAGTCGGTGCCGTGACCGCCGAGAAGCTGCACCGACTCGGCATCGTCACGGTGGGCCAACTGGCCGAGCTCGAAGCCGCGACCGCGGAGCGGCTGCTCGGCAAGGCGACGGGCGCGCATCTGCACGCGCTGGCCCGACTCCGGGATCCGCGCCCGGTCGACACCACGCGCCGCCGCGGCTCCATCGGCTCCCAGCGCGCACTCGGCAACCGCCCGCGCTCCGCTGACGAACTCGACCTCATCCTCACCCAGATCGTCGATCGACTCGCCCGCCGTCTTCGCGGCGGCGACCGATCATGCCGCACGGTCGTGCTGCGTCTTCGCTACGGCGACTTCGCGAAGGCCACCCGATCGCGCACCATCCACTCCGCGACCGACCGCACCGCAGTGCTGCTCTCCGTGGCACGAGAGCTGCTCGCCGGCTCGCAGCCCGAGATCGCCGAGCGCGGCATCACGTTGATCGGCGTCTCGCTGTCGCAACTGGCGCGCGCCGACAGCCTCCAGCCGGAGCTGCCGATCGACTGGGACGACGGGATGAAGCTCGACACCGTGCTCGACGCGGTACGCGATCGCTTCGGCGCGGCGTCGGTCGCGCGAGCTGCGCAGCTCGGTCGCGACCCCGGGTGGTCGCCCCCGATGCTGCCCGAATACGAGTGA
- a CDS encoding D-isomer specific 2-hydroxyacid dehydrogenase family protein, which yields MTDAAASVSRARHRVVHGAAAGRRAPSTPVEAGPVAILPAADPAFVDAVERAGGVAAPLSAATRGLVWTEASGGDDLARVLDEHPSIGWLQLPWAGVDAFAGLIERAAGDGRVWTSAKGAYAQPVAEHALMLVLAVLREVPRRVRATSWQVDELGRSLYGANVVIVGAGGIAVELMRLLQPFGAHVTVVRRSAEPVAGAERTLPTARLGEALTGADVVVLAAALTGDSRGLIGEAELQRMPRGAVLVNVARGGLVDTGALVDALESGHLGGAGLDVTDPEPLPAGHPLWQAPNCIVTPHVADTEDMTVPLFAERISQNVRAFLGDGDFEGRIDPVAGY from the coding sequence ATGACGGATGCCGCGGCATCCGTTTCGCGTGCACGGCACCGCGTCGTGCACGGCGCCGCCGCAGGGCGCCGCGCTCCCTCGACTCCGGTGGAGGCGGGGCCCGTCGCGATCCTGCCGGCCGCCGATCCGGCATTCGTCGACGCCGTCGAGCGGGCCGGGGGAGTCGCCGCACCGCTGTCGGCGGCGACGCGCGGACTCGTGTGGACCGAGGCATCCGGAGGCGACGACCTCGCACGGGTGCTCGACGAGCACCCCTCGATCGGCTGGCTGCAACTGCCGTGGGCGGGCGTCGACGCGTTCGCCGGGCTGATCGAGCGCGCCGCCGGCGACGGCCGGGTGTGGACGAGCGCCAAGGGCGCGTATGCGCAGCCCGTGGCCGAGCACGCGCTCATGCTCGTGCTCGCGGTGCTCCGAGAGGTGCCGAGGCGTGTGCGTGCGACATCGTGGCAGGTCGACGAGCTCGGCCGCTCGCTCTACGGCGCGAACGTCGTGATCGTGGGCGCCGGCGGCATCGCCGTCGAGCTGATGCGCCTGCTCCAGCCGTTCGGGGCGCACGTGACGGTCGTGCGGCGCAGCGCCGAGCCGGTGGCCGGAGCCGAACGCACCCTGCCGACCGCGCGACTCGGCGAGGCACTCACCGGTGCCGACGTGGTCGTGCTCGCGGCAGCGCTCACAGGTGACTCGCGCGGGCTGATCGGCGAAGCAGAACTGCAGCGGATGCCTCGCGGCGCCGTGCTCGTCAACGTCGCGCGCGGCGGCCTCGTCGACACCGGTGCGCTCGTCGACGCCCTGGAGTCGGGCCACCTCGGCGGAGCGGGCCTCGATGTCACGGATCCCGAGCCGCTGCCCGCGGGGCATCCGCTCTGGCAGGCGCCGAACTGCATCGTGACGCCGCACGTCGCCGACACCGAGGACATGACCGTGCCGCTGTTCGCCGAGCGCATCTCGCAGAACGTGCGCGCGTTCCTCGGTGACGGCGACTTCGAGGGTCGGATCGATCCCGTCGCAGGCTACTGA
- a CDS encoding ATP-binding cassette domain-containing protein yields the protein MRGAAHGFPIVLDDLTVEYPARGPSPAHVALHGLSFSVAPGEVLGLLGSAGSGKSTLAKLLSGVAFDTRAAEGRPLITGGDATVLGQSLRRIPKRKVPEYQFHVGYLPQDAASTLPADRTVAEIIGEPILERDHRYNARALATRVATMLDGVRLSLGKLDMYPYELSGGQRQRVALARALVLGPSVLIADEPTAGIDLTVRDVVAQLIGELRQEHTFSAVIISHDLPVLRSTAERVAVLDRGRLVAIGTIDEVLDDPKHPYVMALAGALDAGHAVIDDLDLGPSI from the coding sequence TGCGTGGCGCCGCCCACGGCTTCCCGATCGTGCTCGACGACCTGACGGTGGAGTATCCGGCGCGAGGGCCGAGTCCTGCCCACGTCGCGCTGCACGGGCTGAGCTTCTCGGTCGCGCCGGGCGAGGTGCTCGGCCTGCTCGGCAGCGCCGGAAGCGGCAAGAGCACCCTCGCCAAGCTGCTGTCGGGTGTTGCGTTCGACACGCGCGCGGCCGAGGGGCGGCCGCTCATCACCGGCGGCGACGCCACCGTGCTGGGGCAGTCGCTCCGGCGCATACCGAAGCGCAAGGTGCCCGAGTACCAGTTCCATGTCGGCTATCTGCCGCAGGACGCCGCGTCGACGCTGCCCGCCGACCGCACCGTCGCCGAGATCATCGGCGAGCCGATCCTCGAACGCGACCACCGATACAACGCGCGTGCCCTGGCGACCCGGGTCGCCACGATGCTCGACGGGGTGCGTCTCTCGCTCGGCAAGCTCGACATGTACCCGTACGAGCTCTCGGGCGGCCAACGGCAGCGGGTCGCGCTGGCCCGCGCGCTCGTGCTCGGGCCGTCGGTGCTCATCGCCGATGAACCCACGGCCGGCATCGACCTCACCGTGCGCGACGTGGTGGCGCAGCTGATCGGCGAGCTCCGACAGGAGCACACCTTCTCGGCGGTCATCATCAGCCACGACCTTCCCGTGTTGCGAAGCACCGCCGAGCGCGTCGCGGTGCTCGACCGGGGTCGGCTCGTCGCCATCGGCACGATCGACGAGGTGCTCGACGATCCGAAGCACCCGTACGTGATGGCACTGGCCGGCGCGCTCGACGCCGGGCATGCCGTGATCGACGACCTCGACCTGGGGCCTTCGATATGA
- a CDS encoding glycosyltransferase: protein MSDTPGASTPGTAGADIERPLTVLIGADTFAPDVNGAARFAERLAAGLAERGHDVHVMAPAGNRKHGTWKEVHEGQEITAHRLLSWRWYPHDWLRFALPWRIRQNSARVIDQVKPDVVHFQSHIITGRGLSIEAQKRGIRIVGTNHFMPENMLEFTLLPAAWQEWAVGLAWKAARRTFGRAEAVTTPTRKAAQFLEKHTGLVGVHAISCGIDAHKYSPSWEPRTENRILFVGRVTGEKQIDVLLRALTLLPKELDAKVEIVGGGDQKKHLEHLAVELGIADRVTFTGYVTDDQLREAYHRASVLAMPSIAELQSIVTMEAMASALPVVAANAMALPHLVHDGENGYLFEPSNAEDLAAKLRVVLEASPAEYRTLKEGSIRLIAAHDIQRTISTFESLYRGKPVTDPVTDVAPAATPE from the coding sequence GTGTCAGACACCCCCGGTGCGAGTACCCCCGGCACCGCCGGAGCCGATATCGAGCGACCGCTCACGGTTCTGATCGGCGCCGACACCTTCGCCCCCGACGTCAACGGCGCCGCGCGCTTCGCCGAGCGCCTCGCAGCAGGCCTCGCCGAACGCGGCCACGACGTGCACGTCATGGCCCCCGCGGGCAACCGCAAGCACGGCACTTGGAAAGAGGTGCACGAGGGTCAGGAGATCACCGCGCACCGCCTGCTCAGCTGGCGCTGGTATCCGCACGACTGGCTGCGATTCGCGCTGCCGTGGCGCATCCGGCAGAACAGCGCGAGGGTCATCGACCAGGTCAAGCCCGACGTCGTCCACTTCCAGTCGCACATCATCACCGGCCGCGGCCTCTCGATCGAAGCGCAGAAGCGCGGCATCCGCATCGTCGGCACCAATCACTTCATGCCCGAGAACATGCTCGAGTTCACGCTGCTGCCCGCGGCGTGGCAGGAGTGGGCCGTCGGTCTCGCCTGGAAGGCGGCACGTCGCACCTTCGGCCGCGCCGAGGCCGTGACGACGCCGACCCGCAAGGCGGCCCAGTTCCTCGAGAAGCACACCGGCCTCGTCGGCGTGCACGCGATCTCGTGCGGCATCGACGCGCACAAGTACTCGCCGAGCTGGGAGCCGCGCACCGAGAACCGCATCCTCTTCGTCGGCCGGGTCACCGGCGAGAAGCAGATCGACGTGCTGCTGCGAGCGCTCACCCTGCTGCCGAAGGAGCTCGACGCCAAGGTCGAGATCGTCGGCGGCGGCGACCAGAAGAAGCACCTCGAGCACCTTGCGGTCGAACTCGGCATCGCCGACCGGGTCACGTTCACCGGCTACGTGACCGACGACCAGCTCCGCGAGGCCTACCACCGCGCATCGGTGCTCGCGATGCCCTCGATCGCCGAGCTGCAGAGCATCGTCACCATGGAGGCCATGGCCTCGGCGCTGCCCGTCGTCGCGGCGAACGCGATGGCGCTTCCGCATCTCGTGCACGACGGCGAGAACGGCTACCTCTTCGAGCCCAGCAACGCCGAAGACCTCGCCGCGAAGCTCCGAGTCGTGCTCGAGGCGTCGCCGGCCGAGTATCGCACGCTGAAAGAGGGCTCGATCCGGCTCATCGCCGCACACGACATCCAGCGCACGATCTCGACGTTCGAGAGTCTGTATCGTGGGAAGCCGGTGACCGATCCGGTCACCGACGTCGCACCGGCCGCCACTCCAGAGTGA
- a CDS encoding GNAT family N-acetyltransferase gives MLTFVLSDPTTESSRSILRRYYDDIIGRYNGRPATTAEVDETLIDEPSDDLQGETGAFIVARESERVLGCAGVRYIEAEIGELTRVFITPEARGRGLGAALIGEIERIAEEHGVRRMRLDVRGDLVEAQRLYRRAGYREVPAFSDAPYADHWMAKDLIARD, from the coding sequence GTGCTCACCTTCGTACTGTCCGACCCGACCACCGAGTCCTCCCGAAGCATTCTCCGCCGCTATTACGACGACATCATCGGCCGCTACAACGGGCGCCCCGCGACGACCGCCGAGGTCGACGAGACGCTGATCGACGAACCGAGCGACGACCTGCAGGGCGAAACGGGCGCGTTCATCGTCGCGCGCGAGAGCGAGCGGGTCCTCGGTTGCGCCGGGGTGCGCTACATCGAGGCCGAGATCGGCGAACTCACTCGCGTCTTCATCACGCCCGAGGCGCGCGGCCGCGGACTCGGGGCAGCGCTGATCGGCGAGATCGAGCGCATTGCGGAAGAGCACGGGGTACGACGCATGCGACTCGATGTGCGCGGCGACCTGGTCGAGGCGCAGCGCCTGTATCGGCGCGCCGGCTACCGCGAGGTGCCGGCGTTCAGCGATGCGCCCTACGCCGACCACTGGATGGCGAAGGATCTCATCGCCCGCGACTGA
- a CDS encoding MmcQ/YjbR family DNA-binding protein: protein MANLDDLRRTAVGLPGSEERATTGGAAWFVRGKLYAWECHPWPSIPEDMRTIIAAELVVGVKVADPVDALALVEMAPGVFLRTTTRWGEPKVAFRMAGIDEQHLAELVTEAWRVQAPKYLRARFDELGPETAALPSRGD from the coding sequence GTGGCCAACCTCGATGATCTCCGTCGCACCGCCGTCGGGCTGCCCGGGAGCGAAGAGCGAGCGACGACGGGCGGCGCCGCCTGGTTCGTGCGCGGCAAGCTCTACGCCTGGGAGTGCCACCCCTGGCCGAGCATCCCTGAAGACATGCGTACGATCATCGCGGCAGAACTCGTCGTCGGCGTGAAGGTCGCCGACCCAGTCGATGCACTCGCGCTCGTCGAGATGGCACCCGGTGTGTTCCTGCGCACCACCACGAGGTGGGGCGAGCCGAAGGTGGCGTTCCGCATGGCGGGGATCGACGAGCAGCACCTCGCAGAGCTGGTGACCGAGGCGTGGAGAGTGCAGGCTCCGAAGTACTTGCGGGCCCGATTCGACGAGCTCGGCCCCGAGACCGCCGCCCTGCCGTCACGAGGGGACTAA
- a CDS encoding ATP-grasp domain-containing protein: protein MAEYTTTRLARAAARGGHETWYVGVGDLEHGSSDGQFAATARAARWESDDTLDRFMERIKARDTERIIMDDLDALVLRNESIDDLQERPWASPMGVVFGQMLADRGVTVVNDPNTLHRATSKLYLEEFPETVRPRSLVTRDPEAIKRFVDEVGHCVVKPLYGAKGRNVFMIEGPGETNLAQMTEAVLQDGYAIIQEFIDGADDGDARIFLLEGRILERDGRPAAFRRVPTGNDPRANISTGGRSVPLELGEAEFGIVEAMGAKLVADGMFLVGIDVIGGHVVEINAESPGGFQSVERLYDIDVAKTVLEALERRASPGS from the coding sequence ATGGCCGAGTACACGACCACTCGACTCGCCAGGGCCGCAGCCCGGGGCGGGCACGAGACGTGGTACGTCGGCGTCGGGGATCTCGAACACGGCAGCAGCGACGGGCAGTTCGCGGCCACGGCTCGCGCCGCGAGGTGGGAGAGCGACGACACCCTCGACCGTTTCATGGAGAGGATCAAGGCGCGCGACACCGAGCGGATCATCATGGACGACCTGGATGCGCTCGTCCTGCGCAATGAATCGATCGACGACCTGCAGGAGCGCCCGTGGGCCAGCCCGATGGGCGTCGTGTTCGGACAGATGCTCGCGGACCGAGGTGTGACCGTGGTGAACGACCCGAACACCCTCCATCGAGCGACCAGCAAGCTCTACCTGGAGGAGTTCCCCGAGACGGTCCGTCCACGGTCGCTGGTGACACGAGATCCGGAGGCGATCAAGCGGTTCGTCGACGAAGTCGGTCACTGCGTCGTCAAACCGCTCTACGGGGCCAAGGGCCGCAACGTCTTCATGATCGAGGGCCCGGGAGAGACCAACCTCGCGCAGATGACGGAGGCGGTGCTGCAGGACGGCTACGCCATCATCCAGGAGTTCATCGACGGAGCCGACGACGGCGATGCCCGGATCTTCCTACTGGAGGGCCGCATTCTCGAGCGCGACGGCAGGCCGGCCGCCTTCCGACGCGTGCCCACCGGCAACGACCCCCGCGCCAACATCAGCACCGGCGGCCGATCTGTGCCTCTCGAACTCGGTGAGGCCGAGTTCGGCATCGTCGAGGCGATGGGTGCCAAGCTCGTCGCCGACGGCATGTTTCTGGTGGGCATCGACGTGATCGGCGGCCATGTGGTGGAGATCAACGCGGAGAGTCCCGGCGGGTTCCAGAGCGTCGAGAGGCTGTACGACATCGATGTGGCCAAGACCGTCCTCGAAGCTCTCGAACGCCGCGCGAGCCCGGGGTCCTGA